One window from the genome of Paenibacillus sp. encodes:
- a CDS encoding urease accessory protein UreF — MSRWAFAQLLDSALPVGAFSHSFGLETAVQEGVVGAKADVAEYIAAMLRHVWAPMDAAAVKAVYRYGARDGDWDRVWALDERLHASRLAAESRDGVLKMGRRLLKLGAAMHPALDWAPLERAVSSGACPGTHPTVHGYAAHLLGVSEDEAAEGYLYACATLAVNTALRLMPIGQTEAQALLASLLPRIGEAWAAVAPIEPEAFYSAAPAMDGYMMRHEGLYSRLFMS; from the coding sequence TTGAGCCGCTGGGCGTTCGCGCAGCTGCTCGATTCGGCGCTGCCGGTCGGCGCCTTCAGCCACTCGTTCGGCCTCGAGACGGCCGTGCAGGAGGGCGTCGTCGGGGCGAAGGCCGACGTCGCGGAGTATATCGCCGCGATGCTGCGGCACGTCTGGGCGCCGATGGACGCGGCCGCGGTGAAGGCCGTCTACCGGTACGGCGCGCGCGACGGCGATTGGGACCGCGTCTGGGCGCTCGACGAGCGGCTGCATGCGTCGCGCCTCGCGGCCGAGTCGCGGGACGGCGTGCTGAAGATGGGGCGGCGGCTGCTGAAGCTCGGCGCGGCGATGCATCCGGCGCTCGATTGGGCGCCGCTGGAGCGGGCGGTGTCTTCCGGCGCGTGCCCGGGGACGCATCCGACGGTGCATGGGTACGCCGCGCATCTGCTCGGCGTGAGCGAGGACGAGGCGGCGGAAGGGTATTTGTACGCCTGCGCGACGCTGGCGGTCAATACGGCGCTGCGGCTCATGCCGATCGGGCAGACGGAGGCGCAGGCGCTGCTCGCGTCGCTGCTGCCGCGGATCGGCGAGGCGTGGGCCGCCGTCGCGCCGATCGAGCCGGAGGCGTTTTATTCGGCGGCGCCGGCGATGGACGGGTACATGATGCGCCACGAGGGGCTGTACAGCCGGTTGTTTATGTCGTGA
- a CDS encoding lipoyl protein ligase domain-containing protein, whose product MLIAHSHLTDDIYYPFALEEYYCRSMGTEEAAFAPSVHVWRHERAFVLGLRDSRLPRALEAMEWLEREEGYRVMVRNSGGAAVPLDLGVVNVTLLRRSVPGQLDMNADFRLMAGVLAETLAPFGVAFDTGEVEGSYCPGEYDLSVDGRKFCGLAQRRLQRAYTVQAFVNAEGDSAARAAVAREFYRRAGGPAPEAVPGALDVRPQVMGSLTELCPSFPGAAAWLEALLGRFGPPADVPAEAARAARDVAAALRGRYDPRFA is encoded by the coding sequence ATGCTCATTGCACATTCGCACTTAACGGACGATATTTATTACCCGTTCGCGTTGGAGGAGTATTACTGCCGTTCCATGGGAACGGAGGAAGCGGCGTTCGCGCCGTCCGTCCACGTCTGGCGGCACGAGCGCGCCTTCGTGCTCGGCCTGCGCGACAGCCGGCTGCCGCGGGCGCTCGAGGCGATGGAATGGCTCGAGCGCGAGGAAGGGTACCGCGTCATGGTGCGCAACTCCGGCGGCGCCGCGGTGCCGCTCGATCTCGGCGTCGTGAACGTGACGCTGCTGCGGCGAAGCGTGCCGGGGCAGCTCGACATGAACGCGGATTTCCGGCTGATGGCGGGGGTGCTCGCCGAGACGCTGGCGCCGTTCGGCGTCGCGTTCGACACCGGCGAGGTCGAGGGTTCCTACTGCCCAGGCGAGTACGATCTGAGCGTGGACGGGCGCAAGTTTTGCGGCTTGGCGCAGCGGCGCTTGCAGCGCGCCTATACGGTGCAGGCGTTCGTCAACGCCGAAGGGGATTCGGCCGCGCGCGCGGCGGTCGCGCGCGAGTTTTACCGGCGCGCGGGCGGGCCGGCGCCGGAGGCGGTTCCGGGCGCGCTCGACGTGCGCCCGCAGGTGATGGGCAGCTTGACCGAGCTGTGCCCGAGCTTCCCCGGCGCGGCCGCTTGGCTCGAAGCGCTGCTGGGGCGCTTCGGGCCGCCGGCCGACGTGCCGGCCGAGGCGGCGCGCGCCGCCCGCGACGTCGCCGCCGCGCTGCGCGGGCGCTACGATCCGCGTTTCGCATAG
- the ureG gene encoding urease accessory protein UreG has product MCQGANHHHHPEWAPTAVATARPLRIGIGGPVGSGKTALVEQLARRLKDKYDLAVITNDIYTKEDARILARTEVLPEERIVGVETGGCPHTAIREDASMNFEAIVELTERFPKLEMIFIESGGDNLAAAFSPELVDRFIYIIDVAQGEKIPRKGGPGIMRSDYLVINKIDLAPHVRASLQVMEEDTIRMRGDRPYTFTNMFSGEGLDQLVQWVERQYEDAARA; this is encoded by the coding sequence ATGTGTCAAGGAGCGAATCATCACCATCATCCGGAGTGGGCGCCGACGGCGGTCGCGACGGCGCGGCCGCTGCGCATCGGCATCGGCGGACCGGTCGGATCGGGCAAGACGGCGCTCGTCGAGCAGCTCGCTCGTCGGTTGAAAGATAAATACGACCTTGCGGTCATCACGAACGATATTTATACGAAGGAAGACGCGCGCATCTTGGCTAGAACCGAGGTGCTGCCGGAAGAGCGCATCGTCGGCGTGGAGACGGGCGGCTGCCCGCATACGGCGATTCGGGAGGACGCGTCGATGAACTTCGAGGCGATTGTTGAGCTGACGGAGCGGTTTCCGAAGCTCGAGATGATTTTCATCGAAAGCGGCGGAGACAATTTGGCGGCGGCGTTCTCGCCGGAGCTGGTCGATCGGTTCATTTACATCATCGACGTGGCGCAAGGGGAGAAAATTCCGCGCAAAGGCGGGCCGGGCATTATGCGTTCGGACTACCTCGTCATTAACAAAATCGACCTCGCGCCGCACGTGCGCGCCAGCCTGCAGGTGATGGAAGAGGATACGATCCGGATGCGCGGGGATCGGCCGTATACGTTCACGAATATGTTCAGCGGCGAGGGACTCGACCAGCTCGTGCAATGGGTGGAGCGTCAGTACGAGGATGCTGCGCGCGCCTGA
- the urtD gene encoding urea ABC transporter ATP-binding protein UrtD, with amino-acid sequence MEEQAIVLSCRKVSVSFDGFYALREMDFTLRRGELRFLIGPNGAGKTTMLDAICGKVKPKSGSVTFFRDGAATELTKLKEHSIAACGIGRKFQAPSVFSALTVRANMEIALKQKRTVFALLFAKMDEGAERRIRDTLAMVGLLEKAEWKAGALSHGEKQWLEIGMILLSEPQVMLLDEPVAGMTDEETEKTGHLLRRIIEDRSVVVVEHDMDFVRRFSSKVTVMHEGSLLTEGTMAEVQSDEKVAEVYLGKIAG; translated from the coding sequence ATGGAAGAGCAAGCTATCGTGCTGTCCTGCCGGAAGGTAAGCGTCAGCTTTGACGGGTTTTACGCGCTGCGCGAGATGGATTTTACGCTGCGCCGCGGCGAGCTCAGGTTCCTGATCGGGCCGAACGGCGCCGGGAAAACGACGATGCTGGACGCGATCTGCGGGAAGGTCAAGCCGAAGAGCGGCAGCGTGACGTTCTTTCGCGACGGCGCGGCGACGGAGCTGACGAAACTGAAGGAGCACAGCATCGCGGCATGCGGCATCGGGCGCAAGTTTCAGGCGCCTTCGGTGTTTTCCGCGCTGACGGTTCGGGCCAACATGGAGATCGCGCTGAAGCAAAAACGGACCGTGTTCGCGCTCTTGTTCGCCAAGATGGACGAGGGGGCGGAACGGCGCATCCGCGATACGCTGGCAATGGTAGGGCTGCTGGAAAAGGCGGAGTGGAAAGCGGGCGCCCTGTCGCACGGGGAGAAGCAGTGGCTCGAGATCGGCATGATTTTGCTCTCCGAGCCGCAGGTCATGCTGCTCGACGAGCCCGTCGCCGGCATGACCGACGAGGAGACGGAGAAAACCGGGCATCTGCTCCGGCGCATCATCGAAGATCGGAGCGTCGTCGTCGTGGAACACGATATGGACTTCGTGCGGCGCTTCTCCTCCAAGGTGACGGTCATGCACGAGGGCTCTCTCCTGACGGAAGGAACGATGGCCGAGGTGCAAAGCGACGAGAAGGTCGCCGAGGTGTACTTAGGAAAAATCGCGGGGTGA
- a CDS encoding urease subunit gamma produces MYLTEREKEKLLVTVAADVARRRLQRGVKLNVPEATALITSELLEGARDGLTVAQLMQLGTKVLTREQVMEGVPEMVHEVQVEATFPDGTKLVTVHDPIR; encoded by the coding sequence ATGTATTTAACGGAGCGGGAAAAAGAGAAGCTGCTCGTGACGGTGGCAGCGGACGTCGCTCGGCGCAGGCTGCAGCGCGGCGTGAAGCTGAACGTGCCGGAGGCGACGGCGCTCATCACCTCGGAGCTGCTCGAGGGGGCCCGGGACGGTCTCACCGTCGCACAGCTGATGCAGCTCGGCACGAAGGTGCTGACGCGCGAGCAAGTGATGGAGGGCGTGCCGGAAATGGTGCACGAGGTGCAGGTGGAAGCGACGTTCCCGGACGGAACGAAGCTGGTAACGGTGCATGATCCGATCCGATAG
- a CDS encoding urease subunit beta gives MIPGEIRAAAGEIELSAGRPTADVKVVNTGDRPVQVGSHAHFFEVNRALLFDRLQAYGMRLHIPSGTAVRFEPGEEKRVTLVALGGAKLAYGMSGIASGSAIAGEPVPEDVKARLEAWEGNGK, from the coding sequence ATGATTCCCGGGGAAATACGGGCCGCGGCGGGGGAAATCGAGCTTAGCGCCGGCAGGCCGACGGCGGACGTGAAGGTCGTGAATACCGGAGACCGGCCGGTGCAGGTCGGCTCGCACGCGCACTTCTTTGAAGTGAACCGCGCGCTGCTGTTCGACCGGCTGCAGGCGTACGGCATGCGGCTGCATATCCCGTCCGGCACGGCCGTTCGGTTCGAGCCGGGCGAGGAGAAGCGGGTGACGCTCGTCGCGCTCGGCGGTGCGAAGCTCGCGTACGGCATGAGCGGCATCGCTTCGGGTTCCGCAATCGCGGGCGAGCCGGTGCCGGAGGATGTCAAGGCAAGGCTGGAAGCGTGGGAGGGGAACGGCAAGTGA
- the urtB gene encoding urea ABC transporter permease subunit UrtB, whose translation MVWLLQLFNGVSVSSILLLVALGLAVTFGLMNVINMAHGELIMIGAYTAYVVQNAFIAFMPKSGFDWYFVAALPLSFAFAAFVGWLMEVGLIRFLYGRPLDSLLATWGVGMILQQAARSVFGAPNVAVTSPSWLNGGLDIGSGLVLTYKRLFIIALVVAVLAAMYVYIYRSRAGRNMRAVMQNREMAACLGVSTRRVDSASFAIGAGIAGVAGCALTLLGPIGPSLGTYYIVDAFMVVVLGGVGKLVGTVVGALGIGVTSTLFESWTTASIGKVLVFALVVAFLQWRPRGFAALKTRALDGQ comes from the coding sequence ATGGTCTGGCTGCTTCAATTGTTCAACGGCGTCAGCGTAAGCTCCATCTTGCTGCTGGTCGCGCTCGGCCTCGCCGTCACGTTCGGGCTCATGAACGTCATCAACATGGCGCACGGGGAGCTTATTATGATCGGCGCGTATACCGCCTACGTCGTGCAGAACGCGTTCATCGCCTTTATGCCGAAATCGGGCTTCGACTGGTATTTCGTCGCGGCGCTGCCGCTGTCGTTCGCCTTCGCCGCTTTCGTCGGCTGGTTGATGGAGGTCGGCCTCATCCGCTTTTTGTACGGCAGGCCGCTTGACAGCCTCCTTGCGACGTGGGGCGTCGGCATGATTTTGCAGCAAGCCGCGCGCAGCGTGTTCGGCGCTCCGAACGTGGCGGTGACGAGTCCGTCCTGGCTGAACGGGGGGCTCGACATCGGATCCGGCCTCGTTCTTACGTATAAGCGGCTGTTCATTATCGCGCTGGTCGTCGCGGTGCTCGCGGCGATGTATGTGTACATTTACCGTTCGCGGGCCGGGCGCAATATGCGGGCCGTGATGCAAAACCGCGAGATGGCGGCTTGCCTCGGCGTGTCGACGCGGCGCGTCGACTCCGCCTCGTTCGCCATCGGCGCGGGCATCGCCGGCGTCGCCGGCTGCGCCTTGACGCTCCTCGGCCCGATCGGACCGTCGTTAGGCACGTACTACATCGTGGACGCGTTCATGGTCGTCGTGCTCGGCGGCGTCGGCAAGCTGGTCGGCACGGTCGTCGGCGCGCTCGGGATCGGGGTGACGAGCACGCTGTTCGAATCGTGGACGACGGCGTCGATCGGCAAGGTGCTCGTATTCGCGCTTGTCGTAGCGTTCTTGCAGTGGCGGCCCCGAGGCTTCGCGGCGTTGAAAACGCGGGCGCTCGACGGGCAATAA
- the urtA gene encoding urea ABC transporter substrate-binding protein, whose product MKGRQSKVLLMIVSAMLVLAACASGTSTTTEAPAETSGSGSAPASGGEAAPAEEAEGDTIKVGILHSLSGTMAISEVSVHDAELLAIKEINENGGVLGKQIEPIIEDGASDWPTFAEKARKLISSDQVATVFGGWTSASRKAMLPVFEELNGLLWYPVQYEGLEQSPNIMYTGATTNQQIVPSVTWLLENRGKTFFLLGSDYVFPRTANKIIKAQLEAEGGTVVGEEYTPLGHTDYSTIISKIQAANPDIVYNTLNGDSNVAFFKQLKDAGIGPDKMTTLSVSVAEEEVRGIGPDVLAGHLTAWNYYQTTETEANKKFVEAYKAAYGADRVTSDPAEAGYIAVYLWAAAVEKAGTTDVDAVKAAAAGLTLEAPGGLVTVDGETQHIHKTVRIGEVQADGMIKELYSTPEPVKPDPYLKGYEWASGLSEQ is encoded by the coding sequence ATGAAGGGTAGGCAGTCCAAGGTGTTGCTGATGATCGTAAGCGCAATGTTGGTGCTCGCCGCGTGCGCTTCGGGGACTTCGACGACGACGGAAGCCCCGGCGGAAACGAGCGGTTCGGGATCGGCGCCGGCGAGCGGAGGGGAAGCGGCCCCGGCGGAAGAAGCCGAAGGCGATACGATTAAAGTAGGCATCCTGCACAGCTTGAGCGGCACGATGGCGATCAGCGAGGTGTCGGTCCACGACGCGGAATTGCTTGCGATCAAGGAAATCAACGAGAACGGCGGCGTGCTCGGCAAGCAAATCGAGCCGATCATCGAGGACGGCGCGTCCGATTGGCCGACGTTCGCCGAGAAGGCGAGGAAGCTGATCTCGAGCGATCAGGTCGCGACGGTGTTCGGCGGATGGACTTCGGCGAGCCGGAAGGCGATGCTGCCGGTGTTCGAGGAATTGAACGGACTGCTGTGGTACCCGGTGCAATACGAGGGGCTGGAGCAGTCGCCGAACATCATGTACACGGGGGCGACGACGAATCAGCAGATCGTGCCGTCCGTGACGTGGCTGCTCGAAAATCGGGGGAAAACGTTCTTCCTGCTCGGTTCCGATTACGTGTTCCCGCGTACGGCGAACAAGATCATCAAGGCGCAGCTTGAAGCCGAAGGCGGTACGGTCGTCGGCGAAGAGTATACGCCGCTCGGGCACACCGACTACAGCACGATCATCAGCAAAATTCAAGCGGCCAACCCGGATATCGTATATAACACGCTGAACGGCGACAGCAACGTCGCGTTCTTCAAGCAGCTGAAGGATGCGGGCATCGGTCCGGACAAGATGACGACGCTGTCCGTATCGGTCGCCGAAGAAGAGGTTCGAGGCATCGGTCCCGACGTGCTCGCGGGGCATCTAACGGCATGGAACTACTACCAAACGACGGAAACAGAGGCGAACAAGAAATTCGTCGAGGCGTATAAGGCGGCTTACGGCGCGGATCGCGTCACCAGCGACCCTGCGGAAGCGGGATACATCGCAGTATACTTATGGGCGGCCGCCGTCGAGAAAGCGGGCACGACCGACGTCGACGCGGTGAAGGCCGCGGCGGCGGGACTGACGCTGGAGGCCCCGGGCGGACTCGTGACGGTGGACGGCGAAACGCAGCACATTCATAAAACGGTTCGCATCGGCGAGGTGCAGGCCGACGGCATGATCAAAGAATTGTACAGCACGCCGGAGCCGGTGAAGCCGGATCCGTACCTCAAGGGCTACGAATGGGCTTCGGGACTTAGCGAGCAGTAA
- a CDS encoding urease accessory protein UreD, with product MLRAPERRVAAPAMSSELRAAFRLRGGRTALADAYFTSPLKVKRTFPVGEGGAAVTVMDVSPGLMDGDVYGLDWTVGPGCSVYATTQSYAKVHPGPRAGSVQSTTIRVEAGASFVYAPQPVMLYAGASLKASTRVELADDATLLLFDAMCAGRVHYGAGEAFRFRLYEAEVEVLAQGRLAAYGRQRFAPAEQTLGAIGAFERDTHAGTLYAFGPSASRDAVEALRPVADRAAGVRCGVSLLARYGLAATAVGRSAWEVQAALESIGRAFAAYAAERAPRGCAPIVWPEEA from the coding sequence ATGCTGCGCGCGCCTGAGCGGCGCGTGGCGGCGCCGGCGATGTCGTCCGAGCTGCGCGCGGCATTCCGGCTGCGCGGCGGACGGACGGCGCTCGCGGACGCGTATTTCACGTCGCCGCTGAAAGTGAAGCGCACGTTCCCGGTCGGCGAGGGCGGCGCGGCGGTGACGGTCATGGACGTATCGCCGGGGCTCATGGACGGGGACGTCTACGGCTTGGACTGGACCGTCGGCCCCGGGTGCAGCGTGTACGCGACGACCCAAAGCTACGCCAAGGTGCATCCCGGCCCGCGCGCCGGCTCCGTCCAGTCGACGACGATCCGCGTCGAAGCGGGCGCCTCGTTCGTGTATGCGCCGCAGCCGGTCATGCTGTACGCGGGGGCGTCGCTTAAGGCGAGCACCCGCGTGGAGCTGGCGGACGACGCGACGCTGCTGCTGTTCGACGCGATGTGCGCGGGCCGCGTCCATTACGGCGCGGGCGAAGCGTTCCGCTTCCGGCTGTACGAAGCCGAGGTGGAGGTGCTCGCGCAGGGGCGGCTCGCCGCGTACGGGCGGCAGCGATTCGCTCCGGCGGAGCAGACGCTCGGCGCGATCGGCGCGTTCGAGCGCGATACGCATGCCGGGACGCTGTACGCGTTCGGCCCGTCCGCTTCGCGGGACGCGGTCGAGGCGCTGCGACCCGTCGCGGATCGCGCCGCGGGCGTTCGCTGCGGCGTCAGTCTGCTCGCGCGGTATGGTCTCGCCGCGACGGCGGTCGGGCGGAGCGCGTGGGAGGTGCAGGCGGCGCTCGAGTCGATTGGGCGCGCCTTCGCGGCTTATGCGGCGGAGCGTGCGCCCCGCGGGTGCGCGCCGATCGTTTGGCCTGAGGAAGCGTAA
- the ureC gene encoding urease subunit alpha yields the protein MKRSAYANMFGPTVGDAVRLADTELWAVIEKDYTVYGDEIKFGGGKTIRDGMGQSSRATRERDGVLDTVITNATIIDHWGIVKGDIGIRDGLIVGVGKAGNPDIMDGVDPRLIVGASTEVIAGEGKIVTAGGIDSHIHFICPQQIGEALASGVTTMLGGGTGPATGTNATTVTPGAWHMRRMLEAAEAFPMNLGFLGKGNASFEEPLREQIEAGAIGLKLHEDWGTTPAAIDACLKVADAYDVQVAIHTDTLNESGFVEDTIAAIAGRTIHTYHTEGAGGGHAPDIIKIASLSNVLPSSTNPTRPFTINTIEEHLDMLMVCHHLDASIPEDVAFADSRIRPETIAAEDMLHDRGVFSMISSDSQAMGRVGEVIIRTWQTADKMKKQFGPLTELGDAEGNDNGRIKRYVAKYTINPAIAHGMSHLIGSIEPGKFADLVLWSPTYFGVKPDMVLKGGGIAWAQMGDPNASIPTPQPVWGRPMFGAFGKMRYATSITFVSQAAYDAGVDRELGLQKRVEPVKRCRDVTKADMIHNGATPVIEVNPETYEVRVDGEHLTCEPAETLPMAQRYFLF from the coding sequence ATGAAGCGGTCCGCCTACGCGAACATGTTCGGTCCGACCGTAGGGGATGCCGTCCGTTTGGCGGATACGGAGCTGTGGGCGGTCATCGAGAAGGACTATACCGTATATGGGGATGAAATCAAGTTCGGGGGCGGCAAAACGATCCGCGACGGCATGGGCCAGTCGAGCCGCGCGACGCGCGAGCGCGACGGCGTGCTGGACACGGTCATCACGAATGCGACGATTATCGATCACTGGGGCATCGTGAAGGGCGACATCGGCATTCGCGACGGACTCATCGTCGGCGTCGGAAAAGCCGGCAACCCCGACATTATGGACGGGGTCGATCCGCGGCTGATCGTCGGCGCTTCGACGGAGGTCATCGCCGGCGAAGGCAAAATCGTGACGGCGGGCGGCATCGACAGCCATATTCATTTTATTTGTCCGCAGCAGATCGGCGAGGCGCTCGCGTCGGGCGTCACGACGATGCTCGGCGGCGGCACCGGGCCCGCGACGGGCACGAACGCGACGACGGTAACGCCGGGCGCTTGGCATATGCGCCGGATGCTGGAGGCGGCCGAAGCGTTCCCGATGAACCTCGGCTTCCTCGGGAAGGGCAATGCTTCGTTCGAGGAGCCGCTGCGGGAGCAAATCGAGGCGGGCGCGATCGGGCTGAAGCTGCATGAGGATTGGGGCACGACGCCGGCGGCGATCGATGCATGTCTTAAAGTCGCCGACGCCTACGACGTGCAGGTGGCGATCCATACGGACACGCTGAACGAGTCAGGCTTCGTCGAAGATACGATCGCGGCGATCGCCGGGCGCACGATCCACACCTATCATACAGAAGGCGCCGGCGGCGGCCACGCGCCGGACATTATCAAAATCGCTTCGCTGTCGAACGTGCTGCCGTCGTCGACGAATCCGACGCGGCCGTTCACGATCAATACGATCGAGGAGCATCTCGACATGCTGATGGTATGCCATCACCTCGACGCTTCGATTCCCGAGGACGTGGCGTTCGCGGATTCCCGCATACGCCCGGAGACGATCGCGGCCGAGGATATGCTGCACGACCGCGGCGTGTTCAGCATGATCTCGTCCGATTCGCAGGCGATGGGGCGCGTCGGCGAGGTCATTATCCGCACGTGGCAGACGGCCGACAAGATGAAGAAGCAGTTCGGACCGCTGACGGAACTTGGCGACGCCGAGGGGAACGACAACGGGCGAATTAAGCGATACGTCGCGAAATATACGATCAACCCGGCGATCGCGCACGGCATGTCGCATCTGATCGGCTCGATCGAGCCGGGCAAGTTCGCGGATTTGGTGCTGTGGAGCCCGACGTATTTCGGCGTGAAGCCGGATATGGTGCTGAAGGGCGGCGGCATCGCTTGGGCGCAGATGGGCGATCCGAACGCGTCCATTCCGACGCCGCAGCCGGTGTGGGGGCGTCCGATGTTCGGCGCGTTCGGGAAGATGCGGTACGCGACGAGCATCACGTTCGTGTCGCAGGCGGCGTACGACGCCGGGGTGGATCGCGAGCTCGGGCTGCAAAAGCGCGTCGAGCCGGTGAAGCGGTGCCGCGACGTCACGAAGGCGGACATGATTCATAACGGGGCGACGCCGGTCATCGAGGTGAACCCGGAGACATACGAGGTTCGGGTCGACGGCGAGCATCTGACGTGCGAGCCGGCGGAGACGCTGCCGATGGCGCAGCGGTATTTCTTGTTTTGA
- a CDS encoding type II toxin-antitoxin system prevent-host-death family antitoxin, giving the protein MPIIRPISDLRNNFNLIAETCHKEGEPVFITKNGRDDLVVMSHALYEKQQTTIELYRKLAEAEKESDDPNTNKISHSELIKKLRSRMNGEQRSD; this is encoded by the coding sequence ATGCCCATCATTCGGCCGATTTCTGATCTCCGTAACAACTTCAATCTCATTGCAGAAACTTGTCATAAAGAAGGCGAACCTGTGTTCATAACAAAAAATGGTAGAGATGATTTGGTTGTAATGAGTCACGCGCTTTACGAAAAACAACAAACTACAATCGAACTTTACAGAAAATTAGCCGAGGCGGAAAAGGAAAGTGATGATCCAAATACGAACAAAATCAGTCATTCCGAGCTTATAAAGAAATTGAGGAGCCGTATGAATGGCGAGCAACGTTCCGATTAA
- the urtE gene encoding urea ABC transporter ATP-binding subunit UrtE: protein MLTISGLESGYGESMVVRDVGFALRPGRVTCLMGRNGVGKTTLLKTIMGVIRAKRGSIRLEDKELLGEPPALRARGGIGYVPQGREIFPQLTVEENVLLGLEARPKLGKRAVVPKAIYERFPVLYDMRGRRGGDLSGGQQQQLAFARALVSEPKLLLLDEPTEGIQPNIVQEIGRLLGELRSEGIGMLLVEQSIAFARETADEFLVLDKGVIVAQGGIEELDESIIHRHLTV, encoded by the coding sequence GTGTTGACAATAAGCGGCTTGGAGTCGGGATACGGGGAAAGCATGGTCGTGCGCGACGTCGGCTTCGCGCTTCGCCCGGGGCGCGTGACGTGCTTGATGGGGCGTAACGGCGTCGGCAAGACGACGCTGCTGAAAACGATCATGGGCGTCATTCGGGCGAAACGCGGGTCCATCCGCTTGGAGGACAAAGAGCTGCTCGGCGAGCCGCCGGCGCTTCGGGCCCGCGGCGGCATCGGTTACGTTCCGCAAGGGCGCGAAATTTTCCCGCAATTGACGGTGGAGGAGAACGTGCTGCTCGGATTGGAAGCGAGGCCGAAGCTCGGAAAGAGGGCTGTCGTTCCGAAAGCGATCTACGAACGGTTTCCGGTGCTCTACGACATGCGGGGGCGGCGCGGCGGCGATTTGAGCGGCGGGCAGCAGCAGCAGCTGGCGTTTGCGCGCGCGCTCGTGTCGGAACCGAAGCTGCTGCTGCTCGACGAGCCGACGGAAGGCATTCAGCCGAACATCGTGCAGGAGATCGGCAGGCTGCTCGGGGAACTGCGGTCGGAGGGCATCGGCATGCTGCTCGTCGAGCAAAGCATCGCGTTCGCGCGGGAAACCGCCGACGAGTTCTTGGTGCTCGACAAAGGAGTGATCGTTGCGCAGGGCGGCATCGAAGAGCTGGACGAAAGCATTATTCATCGACATCTGACGGTTTAG
- the urtC gene encoding urea ABC transporter permease subunit UrtC: MLGLQRSIPKPWLLAGYAVAVALLLLAPMFLSDFRLNLLSKFLAFAILALGLDLLWGYTGILSLGQGVFFGLGAYCMAMYLKLESTGGKLPDFMSWSGLERLPLYWVPFGSFGFAVAAAIAVPALLAFALGWFTFRNRVRGVYFTILTQALVMIVVTLFVGQQGFTGGTNGITSFKTVLGHSLADPNVKLFLYYVTAAALVAGFVLCRWLISTRLGRVLEAIRDGENRVRFFGYNPAVFQSFAFALSGAFAGLAGMLFVFHVGIISPSMMGIVPSIEMVLWVAAGGRGTLIGAVVGTLALNWAKSLISEAYPAVWLIFLGALFIVVVVLLPKGLIGLFSSVVGAIRGRRKTDGRASYRAVLPEGKRQL, from the coding sequence ATGCTTGGTTTGCAAAGATCGATTCCGAAGCCGTGGCTGCTGGCGGGATACGCCGTCGCCGTCGCGCTGCTGCTGCTCGCCCCGATGTTTTTGTCCGATTTTCGCCTGAATTTGCTTTCCAAATTTTTAGCGTTCGCCATTTTGGCGCTCGGGTTGGATTTGCTTTGGGGATATACCGGCATTCTTAGTTTGGGGCAGGGCGTCTTTTTCGGACTAGGGGCTTACTGCATGGCGATGTATTTGAAGCTGGAGTCGACGGGGGGCAAACTTCCCGATTTTATGAGCTGGAGCGGCTTGGAGCGGCTGCCGCTGTATTGGGTGCCGTTCGGCAGCTTCGGTTTCGCCGTCGCGGCGGCGATCGCGGTGCCGGCGCTGCTGGCGTTCGCGCTCGGCTGGTTTACGTTCCGCAATCGGGTGCGCGGCGTCTATTTTACGATTTTGACCCAAGCGCTCGTCATGATCGTCGTCACGCTGTTCGTCGGCCAGCAGGGGTTCACGGGCGGCACGAACGGAATCACGTCGTTCAAAACGGTGCTCGGGCACTCCTTGGCGGATCCGAATGTGAAGTTGTTCTTGTACTACGTTACGGCTGCGGCGTTGGTCGCCGGGTTCGTCCTGTGCCGTTGGCTCATCTCGACGCGGCTCGGCAGGGTGCTGGAAGCGATTCGCGACGGGGAAAACCGGGTTCGATTCTTCGGATACAACCCGGCCGTGTTCCAATCGTTCGCCTTCGCCCTCTCCGGCGCGTTCGCGGGGCTCGCCGGCATGCTGTTCGTCTTTCACGTCGGCATCATTTCGCCGTCGATGATGGGCATCGTGCCTTCGATCGAAATGGTGCTGTGGGTCGCCGCAGGCGGGCGCGGCACGTTGATCGGCGCCGTCGTAGGGACGCTGGCGCTCAATTGGGCGAAAAGCTTGATCAGCGAGGCGTATCCGGCCGTGTGGCTCATTTTCCTAGGGGCGCTGTTTATCGTCGTCGTGGTCCTGTTGCCGAAAGGGTTGATCGGATTGTTCTCATCGGTCGTCGGCGCCATTCGCGGAAGGAGGAAAACGGATGGAAGAGCAAGCTATCGTGCTGTCCTGCCGGAAGGTAAGCGTCAGCTTTGA